A single genomic interval of Spinacia oleracea cultivar Varoflay chromosome 6, BTI_SOV_V1, whole genome shotgun sequence harbors:
- the LOC110780834 gene encoding uncharacterized protein: MTYKMRIILCYHIPSDVRMFYRMNGRSLTTGKVEISNEEDILGVLQTKDIHGYVEILTLATFERPQLPPLPVTPLYRTKLPGFSDILRGESRPRTNLINPFRPPSQTTHPSEPTTHKSAQPNISSLLKSAHQKHSQYRARLSEDEGCSSQNTGFDFSGIGGRVKLSARRSIRKSAAVGSSSSSWAEAAVVLSEEEWLASLSNKQPSPHPSPQPSPQPSPQPSPQPSPAENTTTKTPKLKRVAQKKKKGERGKKGKAKKRLFEGSSSSDLSDLDIDWIVGEEEIGLDDDESLFLQTQANDDLFRHLRQSIGGNANIGDESVQRNFRDLEELEVNNQEEVHWDSDELRSVAGSDDGSDVDYCTFNPVVDFKRDIQLKIGQRFSSVAVVRKAIRAHAAEKKYDFYYLHNEQKRLTVQCRNRCACPWDSVKGRKPNCDCSNKCPFKIHVRMLPQTDYMQIRTMNLRHTCVRTTVNKSVKSDDLCERYLETWRSDPHWKLKQFMERVMLDMGVKIAYSTAWLARARAKLALYGSSAEQYGRVWEYARAYLKFNPGSSCYVLVDNSLGPEKPLFMRMYSCLEPLMSGFRNGCRPIVGLDGCHLKGAYPGQILVAVGKDGNNNIFPIAWATVEIENTETWCWFIDLFIRDYDGGNGEGLTFMSDRQKGLLEAIKTVTPQASNRFCVRHIWANFKLNFPGTLFKDLFWDAARATTYMDFEIAMESIRFLDEDVYCYLDDIKPAHWCRWTFMTEPKSNMLLNNLCETFNTVIKEARDKPILTQMEWMRRYMMKRNNDKWEAAKKMQGRKLTPYIGTVFDGLEKYNRGCIVQQSRDDQYEVELGSDLDHC, from the exons ATGACGTATAAAATGCGTATAATATTGTGTTATCATATACCATCGGATGTGAGGATGTTTTACCGGATGAACGGGCGGTCATTAACCACTGGGAAGGTTGAAATTAGCAATGAAGAGGACATTTTAGGAGTTTTACAGACTAAGGACATACATGGGTATGTTGAGATTTTAACCTTAGCAACATTTGAGCGACCCCAATTACCACCACTTCCTGTAACTCCGTTGTATAGAACCAAACTTCCCGGGTTTTCAGATATTTTAAGAGGGGAAAGCAGGCCCAGAACCAATCTGATCAACCCATTCAGACCTCCTTCCCAAACTACCCACCCAAGTGAACCCACCACACACAAATCAGCCCAACCCAATATCTCTTCCTTACTGAAATCAGCCCACCAAAAACATTCACAGTATAGAGCAAGGTTGAGTGAAGATGAGGGTTGCAGCAGCCAAAACACAGGGTTTGATTTCAGTGGTATAGGGGGGAGAGTGAAATTGTCTGCTAGGAGGAGCATTAGAAAAAGTGCAGCAGTTGGTTCTTCTTCCTCTAGTTGGGCAGAAGCTGCTGTTGTGTTGAGTGAAGAAGAGTGGTTAGCTAGCCTATCCAACAAACAACCATCTCCACATCCATCTCCACAACCATCTCCACAGCCATCTCCACAACCATCTCCCCAACCATCTCCAGCTGAAAACACAACCACCAAGACTCCAAAACTGAAAAGAGTTGcacagaagaagaagaaaggggAGAGAGGGAAGAAGGGTAAAGCTAAGAAGAGGTTGTTTGAAGGATCATCTAGTTCAGATCTGTCTGATTTGGATATAGATTGGATTGTAGGGGAGGAAGAGATAGGCTTAGATGATGATGAGTCTTTGTTTTTGCAAACACAAGCCAATGATGATCTGTTTAGGCATCTGAGACAAAGTATTGGGGGGAATGCTAACATTGGGGATGAAAGTGTTCAGAGGAATTTCAGAGACCTAGAAGAGCTTGAGGTGAATAACCAAGAGGAGGTTCATTGGGACAGTGATGAGCTGAGGAGTGTTGCTGGATCTGATGATGGTTCAGATGTTGATTATTGCACTTTCAACCCAGTGGTAGACTTCAAAAGGGACATTCAATTGAAGATTGGGCAAAGATTTTCTTCAGTTGCTGTGGTTAGGAAGGCAATTAGGGCACATGCTGCTGAGAAGAAATATGATTTTTACTACCTTCACAATGAGCAAAAGAGGTTAACTGTCCAGTGTAGGAATAGGTGTGCTTGTCCCTGGGACAGTGTTAAAGGTAGGAAACCTAACTGTGATTGTTCAAACAAATGCCCTTTCAAAATCCATGTGAGGATGTTGCCACAAACTGATTATATGCAGATTAGAACAATGAATCTGAGGCATACATGTGTTAGGACTACAGTTAATAAGAGTGTGAAGTCTGATGACCTATGTGAGAGGTATTTGGAGACTTGGAGGTCAGATCCTCATTGGAAATTGAAGCAATTCATGGAAAGGGTGATGCTTGATATGGGTGTGAAGATAGCATATTCAACAGCTTGGTTGGCTAGGGCTAGAGCTAAGTTGGCTCTGTATGGTTCATCAGCTGAGCAATATGGTAGAGTGTGGGAATATGCCAGAGCATACTTGAAATTTAACCCTGGCAGCAGCTGTTATGTGTTGGTTGATAATAGTTTAGGGCCTGAGAAGCCCCTATTCATGAGGATGTACAGCTGCCTAGAGCCTTTGATGAGTGGTTTTAGGAATGGATGTAGGCCCATTGTTGGTTTAGATGGGTGCCACTTGAAGGGGGCTTATCCAGGTCAGATATTGGTGGCAGTTGGGAAGGATGGGAACAATAATATCTTCCCCATTGCTTGGGCAACTGTTGAAATTGAGAACACAGAGACATGGTGTTGGTTTATTGATCTGTTCATCAGGGACTATGATGGTGGAAATGGTGAGGGGTTGACATTTATGTCTGACAGACAAAAG GGTTTGCTTGAAGCAATTAAGACTGTGACTCCTCAAGCTTCCAACAGATTCTGTGTGAGGCACATATGGGCAAACTTCAAGCTCAATTTTCCTGGCACTCTGTTTAAGGATCTGTTTTGGGATGCAGCAAGAGCAACAACATAT ATGGACTTTGAAATTGCCATGGAGTCAATCAGATTCCTTGATGAGGATGTTTATTGCTACCTAGATGACATTAAACCAGCTCATTGGTGTAGGTGGACCTTCATGACTGAACCCAAGTCTAACATGTTGTTAAACAACTTGTGTGAGACTTTTAATACAGTCATCAAGGAGGCAAGAGACAAGCCAATTCTAACTCAAATGGAATGGATGAGGAGGTACATGATGAAAAGAAACAATGACAAATGGGAGGCTGCAAAGAAAATGCAAGGAAGGAAGCTAACCCCATACATAGGAACTGTTTTTGATGGGTTGGAGAAGTACAATAGGGGCTGTATTGTGCAACAAAGTAGGGATGATCAATATGAGGTGGAATTAGGTAGTGATCTTGATCACTGTTGA
- the LOC130463592 gene encoding uncharacterized protein, which produces MQTRRAGSQNLIPIDLEIEATARKQGGRRRQNKNKKKDTMGDEVPAKSLWEYGIPDTTTGVLSSIVRPAVTAAHFELKPQFIQFISNDSFSGSPNDCPVSHIDNFLEKCDTMKINNVTDEAIRLRLFPFSLRDRAKEWLKDEGTGSFDTWDKLVKAFLVKFLDQEKTSRMRNELTTFRQAEDESLYESWRRFKRLQRQCPHHGIPEWLLIQAFYNGLTHEYRIYIDAASGGSITAKVPSEAKALIEKMAANDNYHPGGRNSAKKGGKYNVDALTMLTSTVQALSQKFDQFQTGSSTVASCEVCGIQGHIANDCQINNAGLTIEQANALYNNNNQRRPFDPYSNTYNEGWKQNPAFSYKNTQNQLNPPPPRNNFNQPPGFQTRPPFNQQSFTQQAPPQPKSNLEAMVESLAASQLKQDKYWEGQMKQNEFLATSIQQIQAQNKLMESQISQLAHQVGQFSKTPGQFPGNTEQPPKGEMNAVTLRNGRVLEDLS; this is translated from the coding sequence ATGCAAACTCGACGTGCAGGCTCACAGAATTTGATTCCTATTGATCTTGAAATCGAGGCCACTGCACGCAAGCAAGGGGGTAGAAGGAgacagaacaagaacaagaagaaGGATACAATGGGTGACGAAGTACCAGCCAAATCTCTCTGGGAATATGGTATACCAGATACAACTACTGGTGTACTCTCTAGTATTGTCAGACCAGCAGTCACTGCTGCACACTTTGAACTGAAGCCTCAATTTATTCAGTTCATCTCCAATGATTCATTCTCAGGCTCGCCTAATGACTGTCCTGTAAGTCATATTGATAACTTTCTGGAGAAGTGTGATACTATGAAGATCAACAATGTCACTGATGAGGCCATTAGGCTACGACTTTTCCCTTTTTCTCTACGGGATAGAGCCAAGGAGTGGTTGAAAGATGAAGGTACAGGCTCGTTTGATACATGGGATAAATTGGTCAAGGCATTCTTGGTGAAATTTCTGGATCAAGAGAAGACTTCTAGAATGAGAAATGAGTTAACCACCTTTCGTCAAGCTGAAGATGAGTCATTGTATGAATCTTGGAGAAGATTTAAACGTCTGCAAAGGCAATGTCCTCATCACGGGATTCCAGAGTGGCTCTTGATCCAAGCTTTCTATAATGGGTTGACGCATGAGTATCGGATCTACATTGATGCTGCATCAGGTGGCTCTATCACTGCCAAGGTTCCATCTGAAGCTAAGGCATTAATTGAGAAAATGGCAGCTAATGACAACTATCACCCAGGTGGTCGGAACAGTGCAAAAAAGGGAGGTAAATATAATGTTGATGCTTTAACCATGTTGACCAGTACTGTGCAGGCACTATCTCAAAAGTTTGATCAATTTCAAACTGGTTCATCTACGGTAGCTTCATGTGAAGTATGCGGAATACAAGGACATATTGCTAATGATTGTCAAATCAATAATGCTGGGTTGACAATTGAACAAGCCAATGCTCTttacaacaacaataatcaGAGACGACCATTTGATCCTTATTCCAATACATACAACGAGGGGTGGAAGCAAAATCCAGCATTCTCATACAAGAACACTCAAAATCAGCTTAATCCACCACCACCGCGCAACAACTTCAATCAACCTCCAGGTTTTCAAACTAGACCGCCTTTCAACCAGCAATCTTTCACTCAACAAGCCCCTCCACAACCAAAGTCCAATTTGGAAGCTATGGTTGAGTCTCTTGCTGCCTCACAACTTAAGCAAGACAAGTATTGGGAAGGGCAGATGAAGCAAAATGAGTTCCTCGCTACCTCAATTCAACAAATTCAAGCTCAGAACAAGCTTATGGAGAGTCAGATAAGTCAACTTGCTCACCAAGTGGGTCAATTCTCAAAGACTCCAGGCCAATTCCCTGGAAATACTGAGCAACCACCTAAGGGTGAGATGAATGCTGTGACTTTGAGGAATGGTAGAGTGTTAGAAGACCTAAGCTAG